In Candidatus Brocadia sp., the genomic stretch AAATGTCTAATCCCTTGTTCGAGACAAGTCTCCCCTCGTTGAAAGGATATTCGCCCGGATGGCAAAGGGCAACAAATTCATAGTCTTGCTCAAAATCGGGAAAATCCAGTGTGGCAGTCCAGCGGACAGTTTCAAGGGCTGCATCACGTGCCCATTTCAGACGTTCAGCAAGAGGTTCAAGTTCGCGTTTTGCGGGCACTTTGTAAAAACCTCCGACACGCACATTGATAGGGTGGATTTCCCTACCGCCAAGGAATGCTACTATCTCATTTCCCGCTTTTTTCAGTTGCAGTCCACGCTGTACAAGAGCGGGGTGATCTTTTGCCATCTGGATCGCATCGGTGTAACCTAAAAAGTCTGGTGCATGCAGCATGTATACATGGAGGGCGTGACTCTCGATCCATTCGCCACAGTAAATGAGTCGACGAAGTGCACGGAGTTGCCCATCGACAGTAACACCAAATGCATCTTCCATCGCATGTACTGCACTCATCTGGTAGGCGATTGGGCATATTCCACAGATGCGTGCCGTAATATCAGGGGCTTCGCTGTAATTGCGCCCCTGTAAGAATGCTTCAAAAAAACGTGGCGGCTCAAAGATCTTCAGTTTGACATCCGTTAGGCTATTGTCCTTGATCTTGACATACAGGGCGCCCTCACCTTCGACACGGGCAAGGTAATCCACTTTGATCGTTTTATTTTTCACCCGAAAATCCCCCCGCTGCACTGCCATTCTGAGCGAAGCGAAGAATCCCGTTTTGACAAGACACTTCTCCTTTGGCTCAGGGCGACATTTTTCATTATTGGATAATTACTTTTCTGATATCGTAATATTAACTTTCTTTACAAGCAGACAAAAGACAAAAGCTATAGTATGGGACTCAGCTTGAGAGTTATGTAAAAATACCATTCTGTATATGTATAAAGCAAGAAATTTAAAATGGTGTGAGGGTTTTGGAAAGGGGGGCTGAATTCTCATCTTCTGTCTTTATTTTCATGTGCTTCACTTTCCTTACGAAAAGGCTCGGAGTAACCATAGAAGCTACGAAAGCTTCTTACAAGATTCTCTTCCTTCACCCCAAGATGGGCAAACCATGAACTCAGTGAAGCCGTGTTCGGTGTTTCCATCGGACCGTAGCAACTATAACAACCTCGGTTATACGCTGGGCATATTGCGTTGCATCCGGCATGGGTGACCGGTCCAAGGCATGGTATGCCCTGTGCCACCATCACACAAACGGTTCCGCGACGTTTGCACTCAATACAAACACTATATGCCGGAACATTTGGTTTTCGTCCATACAGAAAGGCTCCAAGCACTTCAAGAAGTTGACGTTTGTTAATGGGGCATCCCTGCAGTTCAAAATCAACATGGACATGGCTGGCAATAGACGTTGATTTGTCGAGTGTTTCTATGTATTTCGGAGATGCATACACGATGGAAATAAACTCATTTACATTCTTAAAGTTGCGTAACGTTTGAATGCCGCCGGCCGTAGCACATGCACCAATGGTGACGAGTACTTTTGATACCTTGCGAATCTTCTGAATACGCGCAGCATCGTGTTGCGTGGTGACAGATCCTTCAACAAGGGAGAGGTCGTAGGGCCCTTTTACTACGGCACTCGAAGCTTCTGGAAAGTAAGCAATCTCAACCTTGCCGGCCACGGTAAGCAATTCGTCTTCACAGTTTAAGAGGCTCAACTGACAACCATCACAGGAGGCAAATTTCCATACGGCAAGTTTGGGTTTTCGGTTTTTATTCATAGTACTTAGAAAAGATGAAATTTACTACAGTCATCATGCCGCCTTTGCAGCATCCTGAAGATCATAAAAATATTTTAGATGTTTCGGTGAATCCCACACCGAAAACATCACGGCGTCGCTCAAGGCTGGTTCAGTCTTGCAGATTGAATCAGATATTTGAACGGCACACGAAAGCTTGTACTCGTGCTGTGAGATGGAATTATACCAAATGTTTCGGTTCAATCGAGGACGATTGAACCAGCGAAAGAGTTCTGCATCTACTTATATGAAGCGATGAACTATTTTATATTTCTCGTTTTCCAAAGATGTTTTTGATGCTATCGTAGCGAAACACAGGGCCATCTTTGCACACAAAGGTAGGCCCGAACTGACAGTGACCGCAAAGGCCAATTCCACATTTCATATTCCGTTCCATTGAAATAAAGATGTTTTCTGGGTTTACTCCGCTTTTTTGCAGTTCTATTACCGCGAAACGCATCATTATTTCAGGGCCGCAAATCATTGCCACTGTTTGCAGGGGATCAAATTGGGCTCTGGGGATGAGCATGGTTACGACACCAACATTACCTTGCCAATTTCCTGTAGCGCTATCGACGGTGACTTTTACTTCTACATCAAAGCGTCCGTTCCATTGTTCTAGTTCTTGGGCGTAGAGTAAGTCCTGTGGTGTCCTGGCACCGTAAAGAAGAGCGATTTTCCCGTATCTTTTGCGATTTGAAATGAGTTGATACATTGCCGGGCGTAAGGGTGCAAGTCCAATCCCCCCCGCCATAAGAACAAGATCTTTCCCTATCGCTTCATCTACAGGCCAATGACTTCCAAACGGGCCTCGCACTCCCAGCACATCTCCGCGTTTTAGTTTGTGCATGGCTTTCGTTACTGTCCCCACTGCGCGTGTCGTGTGCTTGAGTATATCCGGTATGGCCGGGTCTCCGCTGATGGAAATTGGTACCTCTCCCATGCCAAACACATAGAGCATATTGAACTGTCCGGCTGCAAATGAAAATTCATCAATACCGTTCATCGGTTTCAGTTCGATGGTGAATGTATCGTGTGTTTCCTTCTTCACCCGTTGAATACGAAACGGAGTGGGGAACATTGGACTTTGGGTGTACATTGTATTCAATTCCTTTAGTCTTAAATTAGGTTGGGTTTTAAAAGACGCAAACCCAACGACTCTCTTGTTATTCCGAACGAATGTGTGGAATTCTGACATCGTAAGATTTCTCTTTGCGATGATGACAGGCAAGGGCGCCTGTCCCACGAGGACAGCTTGTGTAGGGTGCGTCCTACACACCAAAACAATCCATCGTATGGATGGTGCGTAGGACGCACCCTACAGAATTGAAATTCCTTAACATTAAATCAGCACGGACAAACAAATTCGTCCATGCCACCGTTTACTGCTGATATCCTAAGTGTGAATACCATAAATATCCAGAAGTTGTAATCTTGTTGTCTCCAGCCGTTGCGTAATGATATAGGCAAACCGTTTCAGCAGTTCGTAACCAAGGTCATGATCTTGTTCGCATTTTATCCGCAAACATTTTCCATCCAGGGCAATGGCTCGGGTGAGCTCAAGAGCCCGTGCATCGTAATGCCAGTGATATGGGGGAATGAGCCATGACCAACCGAGCACCTCGCCCTCTCCTATAGTCTGAATGGTAATAGGGCCACGATCCTGTGTAAATATTTCAAGGGACACTTTGCCATGCCGAATAATGTAAAAATTGTTAGCCTCTTCACCTTCACGTAAGATAAACTGTCCGGCATCAAACCGCACATTGGATGCACATCCCACAATAATTTTAAGATGCTTCTGTTCGAGGCCTTTTAAGAATGGATGTTCTGCCAGATAAGGTTCGAGTGTATGCATCTGCATTTTTGTTCTCCTGGATTATTTCACTACAGATACCATCGGAATTCCACAAGATTAAGATTATTATACCGCGTCATTTAAATTGCTTTTGGTATGCGCCATCGCAGCAACAACTTTTTTAGTATTTACTCGCTGTTTGATAGTGAATTCATTCTTTACGATTGTAAGGTTTTTTCTCCGTACCCTCTGTGATTTCTCTTTTTAAAATAGGTTCACTTTCACGAATAGCACGGGCTTCTTCTGTGATATCAATCGCAACAGGGCACCAGGTGATGCAGCGTCCACAGCCAACGCAACCCGATGTGCCAAACTGGTCAATCCAGGTTGCAATTTTGTGTGTCATCCATTGGCGATAGCGGGCCTTTGTCGAAGATCGGACACTTCCTCCATGGATATAAGAAAAATCCATCGTGAAGCACGAGTCCAGTTTCCGCCAACGTTCAGCGTGCTCGCCCGTTAAATCGGTTACATCTTCCACGGTTGTGCAAAAACACGTCGGACAAACCATGGTGCAGTTAGCGCAGGTCAAACAACGTTCTGCGACATTTTCCCAACGTGGATGTTCGTAGTTTCTGTAAAGCAGGTCTTTGATGTCCGTGGTGTCCATACTCCTGCCCATTTGTCCGACAGTTTTTTTTATCACACTGTCAGCAGAAAATATTTCTTCTTCATTTGCTTTCCTATATGGAACCGCATGGAGGATCTCTGCTCCCAATTCTGTGCCTGATTCAATCACAAAATAGTGTCTGTTATCTTCCAAAATTTCGGTCATTGCAAGATCAAAACCGAATGTTGCCCTCGGGCCTGTATTCATCGATACGCAGAAACAGGTACCGCCAGCTTTCCCACAGTTAATAGCAAGGACAAAAGCATCCGCACGTCGCGATTTATAATGAGGATCAACATATTGTCCATTCATGAAGACTTTATCCTGAATTGCAATGGCATGCATATCACACGAGCGGACGCCAACAAAGGCAAACTTTGTGGCATCTCCATTCTCTGCAACAATTTGAAAACTATTGCCCACGCGTTTGGCCTGCCACAGGCGTAATGCCGACGGGAGCAGGAATTTTTTCCATGAGTGCGGGCCGGCAACATAACCAAAGAGCGCCTGGTCATCACGCTTCTTGAGTCGATAGGTACCGCCATCCTGTTCATCTGTCCACCCAACGGGTAAATCTGCAACCGAGTTCAACTCGTTATATACAATAGCGCCTTCACCTAGGGTAGGGCCCACAATCCGATAGCCTTTTTGGATGAGAGTATCAAGGAGTTTCTGGAAGTGATCTCGATCCAAAATAAACGTATCTTTATTTTCTGATGGCGGTTCTGTCATAAAGCCATGCCTCTTTTTTGACGCAAAAAAACCATCCGTTTCTTTTTTACTTTGGCATTATCTTTAACCATTCATCCATGGTAAGCACGGGTACAATTTTTCCGGTTTGACTGGGTACCAGCGGAAGAAAGAATTCTACTGCTGCGCCGTAATCGCTTGCTTCAAAGATAATAAAATAATCATGTTCTGTAACTGTTACGTATGCTCCCAGTATCTTGATACCCTTTTCTTCGGCCAATTTTCTTCCTTCCCAGAACTTACCCAGCATCTTAGCGCCATCTCCGCTCCTGCCGGGGCAATTTTCAGGGGTATGTGTCCAGTGAGCGACGTAGAGTGTTCTTTTTTCAGTGGCACCGACTGCCCACTCCGTTTCCTTTTCATGATGATTGGCATATATATTATGAGTACTAAAAATTGTGGCTGCAAACATGACAAATGCACCAAATAAGGTAATTTTCAGTTGTTTCATGCGGTCTTTTCCCCCTTTTGAATAAGTTTCAGTGCTTAATTATACTAATATGCAATATTTATAGTTTACCTTTTCTATGGAAAATATAGCACAAAAAGAGGCCAGAAAACAACCGAAAATCAAGACGGAGATGAGTGGGAAGGGATTAACGGTACATGCAGGATTATTACCAGTAGTCGCCTTCATGGAGAAATTATACATAACGACATAAGTTTACAACTGTCTGTCATTCATGGTTTGACCTGGAATCCGGTGTTTTTCTGGATTCCCGCTTTCACGGGAATGACATATTCGTATCTGATTAATGACGCTGCGTATATTATGCGTTCGGGTAAAAGTGATTTTTGCCTTTGACTCCGGGTATTTTGGGTGCTGAGGACACAGCACAGGGAGATGATATGTCTCCATCCCGGTTTTTGACCCGAACGAGTCGAAAAAAGATAAAAACCGAAGCACGAAATTTGTGAGTCAACCCTGTCAGGGTTTAAAACCCTGACAGGGTTAATTTTATTCATAATTTTTGCTAAAAATGTCAAAATCATCTTCGGAAGATACTACGCCTTTCCCAAGACTCTGCTTGAGAAAGGTGGCCCTAAAGGGCAGGTATAACTACAACAACCTTGAACAATTAAACCAAACCCGAAATACCAGCAGCATTACAACCCCCTCGCCCCCTAGTTTATTAAGGGGGAGTCAGGGGGTTGTCTATGCCACGAAACTTCCTCCATGAACTGAACTATATAACAAAACATCGACAAAATATTGTTGATTATGAGGCGCTATGCGCCTTTCAGAGAAGGATTAGTATGCAAACTTTGGTGTAATATAAAAACTGCAATAAGCTACATTTTCCATTTCATCCATTACACGCCTTTCCAGATCTTTTGAAATCTGTTTGAATTCATCTTCAACAACTTCTTCTCTCAAGTCAATATCAGCAACGATGATTATTCTTTCCTGAGACGCTGCAACAACCCGAAAGTCATGATAGTTAACAATTTGAGGAAGGGATTTCAGTATCTTTTGAAATCGTGCCTCTGTAGCGTGAATTTCGGGAGTCATTTCCATGACCGGATCCATATGACATACGGCGTCACCGCCGAAAATCTCCCTAAGTTTGCGTTCGCTCAGTTCTGCAATTTCATGCATCTCAACAGGTCCCAATCTTGCAGGTATTTCAGCATGGAAAGAAATTAAGAACATTGATCCATAGTCATGCACGATGATCTCATGAACATCCTTAATACCATCGATAGATTTTGCTGTTTCCCGTATTTTCCGAATAATATCTTTCCCGGGAGCCTGGCCAAGAAGAGGTACAATTGCTTCTCTCCCGTGAGTATAGCCTAAAAATAATAACCAGGCCGACATTAAAATACCAATGTAGCCGTCTATCTTTGGGGAATGAAGGTAATGGCCTACAATCAGCCCCCCGGCAACGGTAAGCGTCATTACCGCCTCAATGTTCTGGTGGGCTGCATTCGCAAGGATGGCGTGAGAATTAACTCTTTTTCCAAGAAAGTGAACAAATTGTGCAAGCCAATGTTTCACGATAACAGTACTGAAAAGGATCCAGGGCAGTGCAGGCCAGTAAAGGAGTTCGTGGGGTTTAATCGTCTGGTGAAGCGATTTTTCACCAATCTGAATACCGGAAACAAACAAGAAAATCGACATAATAAGTGGGGCGATATGCTCCATTCTCCCATGGCCAAACGGATTCTTTGCGGTAGCCGGTCGAGCCGTTATCTTGAAACTGATCAAAAGGATAACTGAGTTGGCCAGGTGTGAGAGGAGATGGAAAGCCTCGGCAACCACTGATACAGACCCCACCACAAAACCAAGGGTCATTTTTAAAAGAAACAGAACAATGGTCGCATAAATGCCAATCAAACCAGCAATGAACCCATACTGGATACGTACGGTTTTGTTGTCTGTATTATCAAAATCTTTGATAAGCAGGCATGCTACTTTTCTATTGAATTCCTCAAGAAATTTCATTTTCTACAGATATTTTAGTCAAGATAATGTGTGGCTTTGTAATCAAACATTTGTAATAATAATAATTATAAGGGAAAAGGTCGTCAAAACCAAATTTAAGAATGGAGAAGTTATATGGATCAGAATGCTGGAAAAGGTTACACGGAATATCAAAAGAAGGTGATTAAGAATTTTTATGAAAACAAGGACCTTCGCCTGATACAAAGGCTAGGGGAATTAGTCTCAGATTTATATTTGGAAACGAGTGAAAAAAAGAAGGAATCAGGATGGAAAAAGATTAAGAAAATGCTCCTTGATTTGAAGGTACATCCGAATGAGGCAGAATATCTGACAAAGGATAAGAATCTTTCAGTACTTTCGAAGAAATTGGCAGAGATGTATTAATATTTTGGATTATAGAGAACTGCATGAATTTGGTAGTTCCCTTGTTGCGTCTCAGAGCCGGAATCTGGAAGTCAGATTCAGAAGTCAGAAAAAAAGCAGTATAAACAGCATAAACCATTCAAACCGCTTTGTTCTGAATTCTGACTTCTGGCTACTGCATTCGGACCTGGATAGTTACCAGATGAAAAAGTATGCAGGAATAAACATTCATGCCATATTTCTACCTCTCTGTTTCAACTTTATTTCTCATTTTTGGCTTTTTTATATAAAGTGAAGTAGCCCTCCGCATCTTTCTCCATGCCTTTAGCCTTGTATGCAGTTCCAATATCATGGTAAATCTCCACGTTATTCGGGTCAGACATTACAGCTGTCTGGAATGCGTTAAGTGCATCATCGTATTGTTTTTTCTTCATGTAATTTTTGCCGAGCCGATATTGGGCATCTGCATTACTTACATTAATGTCGACCGTTTTATTATAATATTGGATGGCTTCATCTACCTTTCCTGTTTTATCGTACAATAAGGCAATATTATAGAGTGCATTTTCATGTCCTGGATCGATTGACAGTGCCTTGTTATATTCTATCAAGGCTTCTTTATCCATCCCTTTCATCGAATAAACGATACCAAGGTTCGAATAGGTTATTGCAAGATTTGGGTCTAGTTCTATACGTTTCTTCAATGTTTGTACTGCATCATCGTACTTACCAATCTTTGTATATGCAATACCCAGAAGGGAATAAGCAGAACGATATTCGGGATTGATTTGGATTGTTTTATTAAATGCCTTAATTGCTTTGTCAAAGGCACCTTTATCGAAGTACACCGAAGCAAGATTATAATGTGTATCGGCGTCTTCAGGCTTTTTTTCTACAACCTTCTGAAAGGTTTCAATGGCTTTGTCATACATCCCCTTTTGTGTGTATGCCAGACCAAGATTTTTGTATGCCTCTAAGTTATTGGGGTTCTTGGCCAATGACTTCGTAAACATTTCAATTGCTTCGTCATAAAGGCCATATTGCGCATAGTTCAAACCTTGTTTATAAAATTCATTAGCAACGTCAATCGGGAATGCTGGCTTATCTCTTTTCATTTTATCATTACTTTCAGTTGTAACGATACCCTCTTTAGAAAAACAATAGGTTGGATGCAATATCGTTATAATTGCAAGGCTACAAATAGCAGTTGTACCAACAATCTTTTTACTATTCACGATTCCTTCTCCTCTGGTTTAATTTAAAAATTGGACTGAAAAAAAACGAAATATACAAAATTAGATTGAAAACAAAAACATAATGAAAATCTTTGCTATAGCGAATTATATCCGTGTGTGGATAGTGATTCAACTTATCTTTTAAATCGGAAAAGCATTTTTCCGAAATAGAGCAACATTAATATTACACAGAGGAGTGCGACATCAGTCGGGCCTGTTGGAAGGTCAAAACGATATGAAATGTAAAAACCAGCAAAAGATGCAATAACTCCAATGGCCGATGAAACGATGCAGAAAAGCGGGATTCCACGCGTGACCATTCGCGCCGCAACTGGCGGTATCAATAGAAAGCCGAATATTACCAGCGGGCCTACGGTCATAACCCCGAAGGATATAATTATACCGATAATAAGATAAAGCATAATGTCCCATAGGATAACCTTTTTCCCAATGGTAGTCGCCATATCAATGTCATATGATACCAATATAAAGTTACGATGAAAACCGATTAGAACAATAAAGACCGTGCCGTAGATGGCAAGCATTGACCATAGATAAATATCCGGTATGGAAATAATCTCTCCCGTAAGCATAGAAAGTACTTCTGATTTTCCATACGGATTCCAGGAAACAAACAATATAGAAACCGCTCCTGCTATTGCATAAGTAAACCCTATGCGGTTTTCAGTAAATCCTTTCCGTCTGCGTTCGAGAATGGCCAAAACAAAGATTGTGATAAGGGTGAAGACTACAGAACCTGTCAATGCCATGACCTTTTCGGATTCCATATGGTAGAAAAAATGCCATCCAAGGGTATGTAATAGAAATGCAAAGGCGACACCTGCATTTGATACCTGAGGCAGGGCTATACCCAAGAGGATCATACGACGCAGCACAAAAAAAATGCCTACCTGAGGGCACACAAACCCCACGATCAATCCTGCATAAAAGGCGTTTCGTAAAAGGAAATCTGGACTAAGTATATCTAAAAGTTGTTCCATGTATAATTTTCACTGAGTCGGTATTTCATCGATCCTTGATAAAGAAAGTATCTCTTCCAATGAGCCAAGTACTATTTTATAGTGATGAATATGGATTATTTTTTTTACCCATCGTGGAATATGATGAACCTCATGGGTGATCATCATAATCGTTAATTGGTGCTTTTTGTGGAGTCCTGAGATAAGTTCAATGATCATTTTTTGAGCAAGGACATCAAGCCCTGTAATGGGTTCGTCAAGCAGCAAAACATTTGGCCGTGTTGCCAATGCCCGTGCTATAAGTATACGCTGTTTCTGTCCCCCGGACAATTCGGAAAAAAATTCTTTTTTTAAATCCAGCATTCCAACGTCTTTTAAGCATTGTTCTACCAATAAATGATCGGTTTTGGAAGTGGGACAAAATGGTTTCCTCTGTCCGAAAGTACCCATCAAAACGACTTCTTCCGCGGTAAATGGATATATTTCGTCTAAGTGTTGACGCTGTGGTACATAACCAAATCTTGGGGCATAATCGTCACCATAAATGATAGATCCATGGATCGGGGAAATAATGTGCAGAATGGTCTTAAACAGTGTGGTTTTGCCACAACCATTTGGTCCGAATAAGACTGCGAATTCACCCTTTTTTAAAGAAAAATTAATGCCGCTAAGAATAATATTCCCGCTATATCCAATAGCAACGTCTTTTAATGTAATACAGTTTTCGGTATTCATACGTGGTTAAGATTTGGTTTTGAGTGCCGTTACAATCTGATTAATAGTATAATCAAAAAGGTCAAGATAGTCTTGAATTTCTTTTTGCCCTCCGACCATAATCGGTAAAACGACAACCTTTGCCCCTGTCCGTTCAGAAACAAATTCAGGAATTTTGCGTTCACGAAATTGTTCAATAAGAATAAGTTTTACCCCTTCATCTTTCATCATGGGGATAAGGGTATTGAGATGGGAAGGTGAAGGGGGAATTCCCGGTTTTGGTTCAAGCTCACCTATTACATTCAGATTAAACCTTTTTGCAAAATAGGGGAAAGTCTTGTGATAAGTGACAATTTTTGTTCCTTGAAAAGGGTCCATCATTTTTTGCCATTCTGGCAATTTCTGATCAAGTTTTTTTATAAAATTGTTTAAGTTATCTTTATAATAATTACAATTTTCTGCATCAATTTGGCAGAGCCGGTCACAGACATGGGTAGCGACTATTTTCCCATTTAAAGGATCCAGCATGATATGGGGGTTCCCGAAGGGGTGGATGTCTCCAGCAGCACGAGTGAGTGCTGTGGGTACCTCTAAAATATGAACCCCGGAAGATGCAACAATATATCCAGAATTTCCCGGAAGTATTTTTTGATTTCTTGCACTTAAAACCAACGGCGGTAACCAGCCCATCTCTAACTGCAATCCTCCCTCAATAAGCATATCTGCTTTATTAAGCTTAACAATAAAACCGGGTTTTGCATCTACAAAATGCGGATCTTCTGTCGGTTTAGAAATGGTAGTTATGTTAACTTTTTCTTTTCCGATTTCACTAACTAAAGCGCTTAGGTCAGATGTTGTTGCAACGATATTTAACTTTGCCTGGGCAACGGATACCCAGCTTAATACACATAACAAGTAAAGAAATATTTTCATAAAAAAACTCCTGAGCAAATAGCCATTATTGTTCCAAATTATACACGGACAAACAAGTTTGTCGTTCGACTGAGTGCTCACGACGAAGTCCGTGCCACCCTTTAAAGTTTTTTTGCGTGACCTCTGTTGTTAACAGTTTTTAAAATTTATGCGCCCCATGTGTACCCAGTAAAAATTCGAATTGCAGGAATACAGAATGTTCTGAAGTATCATTCCCTAATATATCATCGTAATTGTATTGTAACCGAATTTTTGAAAATTCCGATGGGTAAAAGGTAAGATTGGGAGAGAGTCTCCAACGTTCAAATCCTAAAGGATCGGTTGCTCCTTCTTCTCCATCTACATAGTCTCCCCGTAGTCCTGCCA encodes the following:
- a CDS encoding sulfite reductase subunit A, which translates into the protein MTEPPSENKDTFILDRDHFQKLLDTLIQKGYRIVGPTLGEGAIVYNELNSVADLPVGWTDEQDGGTYRLKKRDDQALFGYVAGPHSWKKFLLPSALRLWQAKRVGNSFQIVAENGDATKFAFVGVRSCDMHAIAIQDKVFMNGQYVDPHYKSRRADAFVLAINCGKAGGTCFCVSMNTGPRATFGFDLAMTEILEDNRHYFVIESGTELGAEILHAVPYRKANEEEIFSADSVIKKTVGQMGRSMDTTDIKDLLYRNYEHPRWENVAERCLTCANCTMVCPTCFCTTVEDVTDLTGEHAERWRKLDSCFTMDFSYIHGGSVRSSTKARYRQWMTHKIATWIDQFGTSGCVGCGRCITWCPVAIDITEEARAIRESEPILKREITEGTEKKPYNRKE
- a CDS encoding DUF3303 domain-containing protein, with the protein product MKQLKITLFGAFVMFAATIFSTHNIYANHHEKETEWAVGATEKRTLYVAHWTHTPENCPGRSGDGAKMLGKFWEGRKLAEEKGIKILGAYVTVTEHDYFIIFEASDYGAAVEFFLPLVPSQTGKIVPVLTMDEWLKIMPK
- a CDS encoding metal ABC transporter ATP-binding protein encodes the protein MNTENCITLKDVAIGYSGNIILSGINFSLKKGEFAVLFGPNGCGKTTLFKTILHIISPIHGSIIYGDDYAPRFGYVPQRQHLDEIYPFTAEEVVLMGTFGQRKPFCPTSKTDHLLVEQCLKDVGMLDLKKEFFSELSGGQKQRILIARALATRPNVLLLDEPITGLDVLAQKMIIELISGLHKKHQLTIMMITHEVHHIPRWVKKIIHIHHYKIVLGSLEEILSLSRIDEIPTQ
- a CDS encoding zinc ABC transporter substrate-binding protein, producing the protein MKIFLYLLCVLSWVSVAQAKLNIVATTSDLSALVSEIGKEKVNITTISKPTEDPHFVDAKPGFIVKLNKADMLIEGGLQLEMGWLPPLVLSARNQKILPGNSGYIVASSGVHILEVPTALTRAAGDIHPFGNPHIMLDPLNGKIVATHVCDRLCQIDAENCNYYKDNLNNFIKKLDQKLPEWQKMMDPFQGTKIVTYHKTFPYFAKRFNLNVIGELEPKPGIPPSPSHLNTLIPMMKDEGVKLILIEQFRERKIPEFVSERTGAKVVVLPIMVGGQKEIQDYLDLFDYTINQIVTALKTKS
- a CDS encoding cation transporter, with protein sequence MKFLEEFNRKVACLLIKDFDNTDNKTVRIQYGFIAGLIGIYATIVLFLLKMTLGFVVGSVSVVAEAFHLLSHLANSVILLISFKITARPATAKNPFGHGRMEHIAPLIMSIFLFVSGIQIGEKSLHQTIKPHELLYWPALPWILFSTVIVKHWLAQFVHFLGKRVNSHAILANAAHQNIEAVMTLTVAGGLIVGHYLHSPKIDGYIGILMSAWLLFLGYTHGREAIVPLLGQAPGKDIIRKIRETAKSIDGIKDVHEIIVHDYGSMFLISFHAEIPARLGPVEMHEIAELSERKLREIFGGDAVCHMDPVMEMTPEIHATEARFQKILKSLPQIVNYHDFRVVAASQERIIIVADIDLREEVVEDEFKQISKDLERRVMDEMENVAYCSFYITPKFAY
- a CDS encoding metal ABC transporter permease is translated as MEQLLDILSPDFLLRNAFYAGLIVGFVCPQVGIFFVLRRMILLGIALPQVSNAGVAFAFLLHTLGWHFFYHMESEKVMALTGSVVFTLITIFVLAILERRRKGFTENRIGFTYAIAGAVSILFVSWNPYGKSEVLSMLTGEIISIPDIYLWSMLAIYGTVFIVLIGFHRNFILVSYDIDMATTIGKKVILWDIMLYLIIGIIISFGVMTVGPLVIFGFLLIPPVAARMVTRGIPLFCIVSSAIGVIASFAGFYISYRFDLPTGPTDVALLCVILMLLYFGKMLFRFKR
- a CDS encoding tetratricopeptide repeat protein, with the protein product MNSKKIVGTTAICSLAIITILHPTYCFSKEGIVTTESNDKMKRDKPAFPIDVANEFYKQGLNYAQYGLYDEAIEMFTKSLAKNPNNLEAYKNLGLAYTQKGMYDKAIETFQKVVEKKPEDADTHYNLASVYFDKGAFDKAIKAFNKTIQINPEYRSAYSLLGIAYTKIGKYDDAVQTLKKRIELDPNLAITYSNLGIVYSMKGMDKEALIEYNKALSIDPGHENALYNIALLYDKTGKVDEAIQYYNKTVDINVSNADAQYRLGKNYMKKKQYDDALNAFQTAVMSDPNNVEIYHDIGTAYKAKGMEKDAEGYFTLYKKAKNEK
- a CDS encoding cyclic nucleotide-binding domain-containing protein → MHTLEPYLAEHPFLKGLEQKHLKIIVGCASNVRFDAGQFILREGEEANNFYIIRHGKVSLEIFTQDRGPITIQTIGEGEVLGWSWLIPPYHWHYDARALELTRAIALDGKCLRIKCEQDHDLGYELLKRFAYIITQRLETTRLQLLDIYGIHT
- a CDS encoding oxidoreductase, with product MNKNRKPKLAVWKFASCDGCQLSLLNCEDELLTVAGKVEIAYFPEASSAVVKGPYDLSLVEGSVTTQHDAARIQKIRKVSKVLVTIGACATAGGIQTLRNFKNVNEFISIVYASPKYIETLDKSTSIASHVHVDFELQGCPINKRQLLEVLGAFLYGRKPNVPAYSVCIECKRRGTVCVMVAQGIPCLGPVTHAGCNAICPAYNRGCYSCYGPMETPNTASLSSWFAHLGVKEENLVRSFRSFYGYSEPFRKESEAHENKDRR
- a CDS encoding Ni/Fe hydrogenase subunit gamma; the protein is MFPTPFRIQRVKKETHDTFTIELKPMNGIDEFSFAAGQFNMLYVFGMGEVPISISGDPAIPDILKHTTRAVGTVTKAMHKLKRGDVLGVRGPFGSHWPVDEAIGKDLVLMAGGIGLAPLRPAMYQLISNRKRYGKIALLYGARTPQDLLYAQELEQWNGRFDVEVKVTVDSATGNWQGNVGVVTMLIPRAQFDPLQTVAMICGPEIMMRFAVIELQKSGVNPENIFISMERNMKCGIGLCGHCQFGPTFVCKDGPVFRYDSIKNIFGKREI
- a CDS encoding Ni/Fe hydrogenase subunit alpha, with translation MKNKTIKVDYLARVEGEGALYVKIKDNSLTDVKLKIFEPPRFFEAFLQGRNYSEAPDITARICGICPIAYQMSAVHAMEDAFGVTVDGQLRALRRLIYCGEWIESHALHVYMLHAPDFLGYTDAIQMAKDHPALVQRGLQLKKAGNEIVAFLGGREIHPINVRVGGFYKVPAKRELEPLAERLKWARDAALETVRWTATLDFPDFEQDYEFVALCHPGEYPFNEGRLVSNKGLDISVRDYDDSFVEEHVPYSNALHSIIKGRGAYFVGPLARYNLNFNRLSPMTQEAAHSAGLSYVCNNPFQSIIVRSVEILYACDEALRIIDQYERPDKPSVQVQPRAGTGYGCTEAPRGILYHRYSTDDNGVIIDAKIVPPTSQNQKTIENDLWQFIPKYLDLPSEKLTLQCEQAIRNYDPCISCATHFLKLYVNRE